A single region of the Sulfolobales archaeon genome encodes:
- a CDS encoding AAA family ATPase: protein MNVEDLKRLLELYNPWWKDRGWHRHDLLIRNFYDSALKSEPRLYFHLRKRITTPNTYGIITIRGPRRVGKTTLIKLLIKYLIEEKNIDPRTVFYISLDYEGLKDVKLIKLLEAIAKLESNADKYVFLDEASMYPEWAQALKNLYDIGLVESGRMKIIATGSHSMDLAEATSKLRGRQGRLAQLFNLGGNLVHLPLRFSEIVEALRPEISTFLTARRLRAPKIRFGMLRELAQGRVPEHLQRMYEEYFQLLQTVFEDYLIHGGYPRAIDEYYKNKYISKEFYSDVAELLIKDSEKAGLDPENTKRVLAYLLEPKRLASPLDLRKPEIIGRDEEARPKGRFGLRNYLNYLRTTWTFFFAYPEEGVSSTCKPNYQGQPKNYILNPFIYHALYSYLNNIPDPFEHSRKTINDPSFRGRMVESVIAAHLLLAQQLFEHVASVEYEKVLMYRQAGEEAQEADFILCVEKMSAKHRFIIESKYRRLPSHVSPEKGKIVLTKDTLKEHNEVVYIPVSMFLMLF, encoded by the coding sequence TTGAATGTCGAAGATTTGAAAAGACTTTTAGAACTCTACAACCCGTGGTGGAAGGATAGGGGTTGGCACCGCCATGACTTGTTAATTCGAAATTTCTACGACTCAGCGCTTAAGAGTGAACCTAGATTATACTTCCATTTAAGAAAACGCATTACTACGCCTAATACATACGGTATAATCACTATACGAGGTCCTAGGCGTGTAGGAAAAACCACGCTGATCAAACTATTAATAAAGTATCTTATTGAAGAGAAAAACATTGATCCTCGGACAGTATTTTATATCTCCTTAGACTACGAGGGGCTAAAGGATGTAAAGCTCATTAAGCTGCTTGAAGCAATAGCTAAGTTGGAGAGCAATGCTGATAAATATGTGTTCCTTGACGAGGCGTCGATGTACCCTGAATGGGCTCAGGCATTAAAAAATCTTTACGACATCGGCTTGGTTGAAAGTGGACGAATGAAGATCATAGCTACCGGCAGTCATTCTATGGATCTCGCTGAAGCAACTAGTAAGTTGAGGGGTCGACAAGGCAGATTAGCACAGCTCTTTAACCTAGGTGGAAACCTTGTCCATTTACCATTGAGATTCTCGGAAATAGTTGAAGCACTTAGGCCAGAGATAAGTACGTTCTTGACAGCACGCAGGCTTAGAGCCCCTAAAATAAGATTCGGAATGTTACGAGAGCTTGCACAAGGAAGAGTACCAGAGCATCTTCAGAGGATGTACGAGGAATACTTTCAGCTTCTTCAAACAGTTTTTGAAGATTACTTAATTCATGGTGGCTATCCAAGAGCTATAGACGAATATTATAAAAATAAGTATATAAGCAAAGAGTTCTACAGCGATGTAGCAGAGTTACTAATCAAGGACTCCGAGAAAGCTGGATTAGACCCGGAAAACACGAAAAGGGTACTGGCTTACCTTCTAGAACCTAAGAGGCTCGCAAGCCCCTTGGATTTACGTAAACCAGAAATTATTGGACGTGATGAGGAGGCGAGACCTAAAGGTCGTTTTGGGTTGCGGAACTACCTAAACTACCTTCGTACTACATGGACATTCTTTTTTGCATATCCCGAGGAAGGTGTAAGCTCTACTTGCAAGCCCAACTATCAGGGCCAGCCTAAAAACTATATTCTGAACCCATTCATATACCACGCATTGTATTCGTATCTCAATAACATCCCTGATCCTTTCGAGCACTCACGAAAGACTATTAACGACCCAAGTTTTAGAGGTCGAATGGTTGAAAGTGTAATTGCTGCTCATCTCCTACTAGCTCAACAGCTTTTCGAACATGTAGCTAGTGTTGAATACGAAAAAGTCTTAATGTATAGGCAAGCGGGTGAGGAAGCACAAGAGGCTGATTTCATTCTATGTGTTGAGAAGATGAGCGCCAAGCATAGGTTCATTATTGAGTCAAAATACCGTAGGCTACCCTCTCACGTGTCTCCTGAAAAAGGCAAAATAGTATTAACTAAGGATACCTTAAAAGAACATAACGAGGTAGTTTACATTCCAGTATCTATGTTCCTAATGCTCTTCTAA
- a CDS encoding type II toxin-antitoxin system VapC family toxin, with protein MSSVFIDSNVIIKYFAGDSLAKKVLEPIIYGDATGYVNIVVISEVIFILLKLLTGKKAYELKDSPETVKNVFKSLNTQIQFLREYFSELEINERVKQIAMEVMREYGLLPNDALIASACRHYGIDTILTFDEDFKRIPWLRTIP; from the coding sequence ATGAGTTCGGTATTTATTGACAGTAATGTGATAATTAAGTACTTTGCAGGTGATTCATTAGCTAAGAAAGTCCTGGAACCCATTATCTATGGAGATGCTACAGGCTATGTTAATATCGTTGTTATTTCTGAGGTTATATTTATATTGCTTAAGCTACTTACCGGTAAGAAGGCTTATGAGCTTAAAGATAGCCCAGAAACTGTAAAGAACGTGTTTAAATCGTTGAATACCCAAATACAATTCTTGAGGGAGTACTTCTCAGAGCTTGAAATAAACGAGAGGGTGAAACAAATAGCCATGGAGGTAATGAGAGAGTACGGGCTACTACCTAACGATGCACTAATAGCATCAGCTTGTAGACACTACGGTATAGACACTATACTGACCTTTGACGAAGACTTTAAACGAATACCATGGCTGAGAACTATTCCATAG
- a CDS encoding antitoxin family protein: MAKVIRVKYENGVLKPLEKLDVSEGEVLLVKVLRTELAEKVFGSIKVDEETLERVLREAEDEFGIY; the protein is encoded by the coding sequence ATGGCTAAGGTTATAAGAGTGAAGTATGAGAATGGAGTACTTAAGCCTCTAGAGAAGCTAGATGTTTCTGAAGGAGAAGTTTTGCTTGTAAAGGTGCTTCGAACTGAGTTAGCTGAGAAGGTGTTTGGCTCTATAAAAGTTGACGAGGAAACATTGGAGAGAGTTCTGAGGGAGGCTGAGGATGAGTTCGGTATTTATTGA